A single Loxodonta africana isolate mLoxAfr1 chromosome 12, mLoxAfr1.hap2, whole genome shotgun sequence DNA region contains:
- the CEP20 gene encoding centrosomal protein 20 isoform X2: MATVTELKAVLKDTLEKKGVLGHLKARIRAEVFNALDDEREPRPPLSHENLLINELIREYLEFNKYKYTSSVLVAESGQPVVPLDRQFLIRELNLFEEPKDNTIPLLYGILAHFLHGSKDGLQNALLKGPSLQHPSPNPGRQPSRRKQMDDHLGKGKGKSINFEDLEVSQAVKR; the protein is encoded by the exons TTTTAAAGGACACCTTGGAAAAAAAAGGTGTATTAGGGCATTTAAAAGCAAGAATCCGAGCTGAAGTTTTTAATGCCCTAGATGATGAACGTGAACCTCGACCTCCATTGTCTCATGAAAACCTTCTAATTAATGAATTAATTCGGGAGTatttggaattcaataaatataaGTATACATCGTCTGTCCTTGTAGCAG AATCTGGTCAACCTGTAGTTCCACTGGACAGACAGTTTCTCATCCGTGAACTGAACTTATTTGAAGAACCAAAAGATAAtacaat ACCTCTTTTGTATGGAATTTTAGCTCATTTCTTGCATGGATCTAAGGACGGCCTCCAGAATGCGCTTCTGAAAGGGCCTTCACTTCAGCATCCAAGCCCAAACCCAGGCAGACAGCCTAGTAGAAGAAAGCAAATGG ATGATCACCTAGGAAAGGGGAAGGGAAAAAGTATTAATTTTGAAGATCTAGAAGTTTCTCAAGCAGTGAAGAGATGA
- the CEP20 gene encoding centrosomal protein 20 isoform X1, which yields MSPLGWKTFKMHSGRNSELEQSMNLNDCEDVLKDTLEKKGVLGHLKARIRAEVFNALDDEREPRPPLSHENLLINELIREYLEFNKYKYTSSVLVAESGQPVVPLDRQFLIRELNLFEEPKDNTIPLLYGILAHFLHGSKDGLQNALLKGPSLQHPSPNPGRQPSRRKQMDDHLGKGKGKSINFEDLEVSQAVKR from the exons atgagccccctgggttggaagacattcaaaatgcacagtggccgcaacagtgaACTTGAGCAGTCAATGAACTtgaacgattgtgaagatg TTTTAAAGGACACCTTGGAAAAAAAAGGTGTATTAGGGCATTTAAAAGCAAGAATCCGAGCTGAAGTTTTTAATGCCCTAGATGATGAACGTGAACCTCGACCTCCATTGTCTCATGAAAACCTTCTAATTAATGAATTAATTCGGGAGTatttggaattcaataaatataaGTATACATCGTCTGTCCTTGTAGCAG AATCTGGTCAACCTGTAGTTCCACTGGACAGACAGTTTCTCATCCGTGAACTGAACTTATTTGAAGAACCAAAAGATAAtacaat ACCTCTTTTGTATGGAATTTTAGCTCATTTCTTGCATGGATCTAAGGACGGCCTCCAGAATGCGCTTCTGAAAGGGCCTTCACTTCAGCATCCAAGCCCAAACCCAGGCAGACAGCCTAGTAGAAGAAAGCAAATGG ATGATCACCTAGGAAAGGGGAAGGGAAAAAGTATTAATTTTGAAGATCTAGAAGTTTCTCAAGCAGTGAAGAGATGA